In Miscanthus floridulus cultivar M001 chromosome 5, ASM1932011v1, whole genome shotgun sequence, one genomic interval encodes:
- the LOC136449918 gene encoding protein GFS12 produces MGCSPEGAAAACPDCLGRLVLRDLAGSGLSFVHGLSDSPLPFAASAVVQIASDGDEESNGRQHISSFVLVGLYGGKVPFNSQQCDTSSLENGIHKDPQAEQTIYTGDNQYTEQSDSSSCIECIEDRKSSSGPCKQPLAIRTITKLTPACYLNIGQTSEVRELIKGYLTSSTEEYVINSLNLLSENKISGSAGLDFLSFVGFSAFDDLHSSGCVRHPNILPVLGVLETSDCCYMLQPKAPYTLENIMHHSPEAFCSDWHIRFLVYQIISALAYLHDLGVHHGNLRPLKILMSDSLWPYLSISDTCPVKHSWGFADRKCSSNSCCFMEDCSSKAIYTGFKLQSSLDWHSHFKQWWKGELTNYEYLLVLNKLAGRRWGDPAFHTVMPWVIDFTVMPDESSDNGWRDLTKSKWRLAKGDEQLDFTYSSSEVPHHVSDECLSELAVCSYKARRLPKTILRSAVRSVYEPNEYPSSMQRLYQWTPDECIPEFYSDPRIFASLHSEMSDLALPSWVTSAEDFICLHRDALESDRVSQQLHHWIDITFGYKLSGEASVEAKNVMLPSSDPSRPKSIGRHQLFTRPHPKRLVSTPHAVYHNKMDSCVRCSGKRSGATTDAVLNGCGSQNMLSEIGCLEEFEKATLFAELEYQLNPVYDYADADADLSICFSSDKYPKNQNADKILQHNNALPAAPNFDLGSFLECFESDDNSHMGYQELLLWNQKSNSENERHANDVFSIGCILAEIYMQKPLFDNALLSAYKEIGVMPGALQGLPSHVALLVESCIQREWKRRPSAKHLLESSYFPPSVRSAYLFLAPLQVLCTSRERIKYAAKLANEGALKAMGEFAAEMCAPYCLSLVSSSLSDVDTESALSLLKEFLRSLTIQATKDLVLHIIQKILQAPEYSHLKVALLQDSFIRDLWNKLGKQTYIEKIHPLVISNLCSSPNKIIASAASTVLIVSSEELGIPITIHQTILPLIHCFGKGLCADGIDTLVRIGGLLGENFVVKQILPLLWNVIFSCIDSSKMSKPEPQHSWNSFALIDSLSALEGLVSVLPVKTVIKELLQDQACHYIKVLMQIPLDLRVIQVAATALIDLCQRIGPENTFIYVLPQLKELFAELAFSHDSSGLNHPTKGIKSSDGNKSEPIKVESRIDLLLLLYPFLASLVGIEKLRESCSTWFLLEQALQRLYNWKWEPSGDCSKNAKNMKGQRFQPGNYMSSEFVPTKLLFNGVGWSMPQSETTKKIGRNTAASNLENETSSDNLFTSSSGNQPWFWFPTPDSSWGVPEFLGRGGGMRDELPWKIKASILYSARAHPGALRSLAVHDDECTVFTGGVGPGFKGSIQRWELPNMSCTSGYYGHEEVVNSICILSITGRVASCDGTIHIWNGQTGKLIAAHAESSTTFPLQTPSIEQANMLNQDALSGGILSNAFRGSLYTTMHYMESEGILVAGMGNGSIRFIDISRDQKLHLWKSDTAEISFSSLVSAICSCGSNKLRKGSPMGSSWIAAGLSSGYCRLLDKRSGNIIAVWRAHDGHITKLAAPDDHLIVSSSLDKTLRVWDLRRNLATQSNIFRSHSDGISNFSVWGQDVVSISRNKIALTSLSRPASEIGHQQLALQNLYSADRGVKHKNLSVLSTIAVLPLSRLFVVGTEDGFLKMCH; encoded by the exons ATGGGCTGCTCGCCGGAGGGGGCCGCTGCGGCGTGCCCGGACTGCCTGGGGCGCCTTGTCCTACGCGACCTCGCCGGATCCGGCCTCTCCTTCGTCCACGGCCTCTCCGACTCACCGCTCCCCttcgccgcctccgccgtcgttCAG ATAGCGTCTGATGGAGACGAGGAAAGTAATGGGAG gcAGCATATCTCCAGTTTTGTTTTAGTGGGCCTATATGGTGGCAAAGTGCCTTTTAATAGCCAACAATG TGACACCAGTTCCTTGGAGAATGGCATTCATAAAGATCCCCAGGCAGAGCAAACTATATATACTGGTGATAACCAATATACTGAGCAGTCAGATTCCTCATCTTGTATAGAATGCATTGAAGATCGCAAAAGTTCCTCTGGCCCCTGTAAGCAACCACTGGCCATAAGAACGATTACCAAATTAACTCCTGCTTGCTATCTTAACATAGGCCAGACTTCAGAGGTTAGAGAGCTTATTAAAGGTTATCTGACCTCATCAACTGAAGAGTATGTGATTAATTCACTAAATCTGTTATCTGAAAACAAAATTAGTGGATCTGCTGGTTTAGATTTCCTCAGCTTTGTTGGATTTTCAGCATTCGATGACTTGCATTCTTCTGGCTGTGTGAGGCATCCCAACATCTTACCAGTGTTAGGTGTTCTAGAAACATCTGATTGTTGCTACATGTTACAACCAAAGGCCCCATACACTTTGGAAAACATTATGCACCACAGTCCAGAGGCCTTCTGCTCAGATTGGCATATTAGATTTCTTGTCTACCAGATAATATCTGCTTTGGCATACCTTCATGATTTAGGAGTTCATCATGGCAATCTAAGGCCATTAAAGATCTTAATGTCAGATTCCTTATGGCCTTACCTGAGCATAAGTGATACCTGCCCTGTAAAACACAGTTGGGGTTTTGCTGATCGTAAATGTTCATCTAATTCATGTTGTTTTATGGAGGACTGTTCCTCAAAAGCCATTTATACTGGTTTCAAACTGCAATCATCGTTAGATTGGCATTCTCACTTTAAGCAATGGTGGAAAGGTGAACTGACCAATTATGAATACCTTCTTGTCTTAAACAAGTTAGCTGGTAGAAGATGGGGCGATCCAGCTTTTCACACTGTGATGCCTTGGGTAATAGATTTCACAGTGATGCCTGATGAAAGTTCTGATAATGGTTGGAGAGACCTGACCAAAAGTAAATGGCGGTTGGCAAAAGGTGATGAACAGTTGGATTTTACGTATTCATCATCTGAAGTTCCACATCATGTTTCTGACGAGTGTCTCTCAGAGCTAGCTGTCTGCAGTTACAAAGCAAGGAGGTTACCTAAGACCATCTTGAGGTCAGCCGTGCGTTCCGTCTATGAGCCCAATGAATACCCGTCTAGTATGCAAAGGCTTTATCAATGGACTCCTGATGAATGCATTCCTGAATTTTATAGTGATCCTCGGATTTTCGCCTCTCTTCATTCTGAAATGAGTGATTTGGCATTACCTTCCTGGGTAACATCTGCAGAAGATTTCATTTGTCTTCACAGGGATGCATTAGAGAGCGATCGAGTCTCGCAACAACTGCATCACTGGATTGACATAACATTTGGCTATAAACTTTCTGGAGAGGCATCTGTTGAAGCAAAAAATGTCATGTTGCCCTCTAGTGATCCATCTAGGCCAAAATCAATTGGCCGACATCAGCTTTTTACAAGGCCTCATCCTAAGCGCCTTGTTAGCACCCCTCATGCAGTCTACCACAACAAAATGGACTCTTGTGTTAGATGCTCTGGCAAACGAAGCGGTGCAACAACTGATGCAGTGTTAAATGGCTGTGGATCTCAAAATATGCTTTCAGAAATTGGCTGTTTGGAGGAATTTGAGAAAGCAACTTTGTTTGCAGAGCTTGAATACCAGTTGAATCCAGTCTATGATTATGCTGATGCTGATGCCGATCTTTCAATTTGTTTCTCTTCAGACAAGTATCCCAAAAACCAAAATGCAGATAAGATATTGCAGCATAACAATGCATTGCCAGCAGCACCTAACTTTGATCTTGGTTCCTTTCTAGAATGCTTTGAGTCTGATGATAATTCCCATATGGGTTATCAAGAACTGCTGCTATGGAATCAAAAGTCTAATTCAGAAAACGAACGCCATGCAAATGATGTATTTTCTATTGGGTGCATTCTGGCAGAAATCTATATGCAAAAACCACTTTTTGACAATGCCTTGCTATCTGCATACAAAGAAATTGGGGTAATGCCCGGAGCACTTCAAGGCCTGCCTTCTCATGTCGCACTTCTTGTTGAGTCATGCATACAGAGGGAATGGAAAAG GAGGCCATCAGCAAAGCACCTTTTGGAGTCATCATACTTTCCTCCATCAGTTCGATCTGCATATTTGTTTCTTGCTCCACTTCAAGTTTTGTGTACATCTAGAGAGCGAATCAAGTATGCTGCTAAGCTTGCAAATGAAGGGGCACTCAAAGCTATGGGAGAATTTGCTGCTGAAATGTGCGCACCTTACTGCCTGTCTCttgtttcatcatctttgtcagaTGTTGATACCGAATCAGCCTTGTCTCTGCTTAAAGAATTCCTAAGGAGCTTGACTATCCAAGCAACTAAAGACCTTGTTCTGCACATCATTCAGAAGATCTTACAG GCACCAGAATATTCACATCTGAAGGTTGCCCTCCTTCAAGACTCTTTTATTCGGgatttgtggaataaattgggaaAACAAACTTATATTGAAAAGATACATCCTTTGGTGATCTCAAACTTATGCAGTTCACCTAACAAGATCATCGCCTCTGCTGCATCCACTGTTCTGATCGTCTCAAGTGAGGAACTAGGAATACCAATTACCATTCATCAG ACGATTTTACCACTAATTCACTGTTTTGGCAAAGGATTATGTGCTGATGGAATCGATACTTTGGTTAGGATTG GTGGACTTCTTGGAGAAAATTTTGTTGTAAAGCAAATTCTTCCGTTGCTTTGGAATGTCATATTCTCTTGTATCGATTCGTCTAAGATGAGTAAGCCTGAGCCACAGCATAGTTGGAATTCTTTCGCACTGATTGATAGCTTATCTGCCTTGGAAGGTCTTGTGTCGGTTCTTCCTGTCAAAACTGTTATTAAggagcttcttcag GACCAAGCCTGTCATTATATAAAAGTTCTTATGCAGATTCCTTTGGATCTTCGTGTGATTCAA GTGGCTGCTACAGCGCTCATTGACCTTTGTCAACGAATTGGACCAGAAAACACTTTTATATATGTTTTGCCACAACTAAAGGAGCTTTTTGCTGAACTAGCCTTTTCTCATGATTCATCTGGTCTTAACCATCCTACAAAAGGAATTAAAAGTTCTGATGGAAACAAAAGTGAGCCAATTAAAGTGGAATCCAGAATTGATCTTTT GCTGTTGCTATATCCTTTTTTGGCATCACTTGTTGGGATAGAGAAGCTCCGAGAGTCTTGCTCAACATGGTTTCTTTTGGAGCAAGCACTTCAAAGGTTGTACAATTGGAAG TGGGAGCCTTCTGGTGATTGTTCTAAGAATGCTAAAAATATGAAAGGTCAAAGGTTTCAGCCTGGCAACTATATGTCATCAGAGTTTGTTCCAACCAAACTGCTTTTCAATGGGGTAGGTTGGTCCATGCCACAATCAGAAACCACTAAAAAAATTGGTCGGAACACTGCAGCTTCTAACCTTGAGAATGAGACATCTAGTGACAACTTGTTTacttcaagttctggtaatcaaccATGGTTTTGGTTCCCCACCCCTGATAGTAGTTGGGGTGTTCCAGAATTTCTTGGTCGTGGCGGTGGTATGAGGGATGAACTACCTTGGAAGATTAAAGCTTCTATCCTTTACTCAGCCCGTGCTCACCCTGGTGCTCTGCGTTCATTAGCAGTCCATGATGATGAGTGCACAGTTTTTACAGGAGGAGTTGGTCCTGGTTTTAAAGGAAGTATCCAGAGGTGGGAATTGCCAAACATGAGCTGCACATCAGGTTATTATGGGCATGAAGAG GTTGTCAATTCCATCTGTATCCTGTCAATTACTGGCAGAGTGGCTTCTTGTGATGGCACTATCCATATATGGAATGGGCAGACTGGAAAGCTCATTGCAGCTCATGCTGAGTCATCTACAACTTTTCCACTCCAAACCCCATCTATTGAGCAGGCAAACATGCTTAATCAGGATGCACTCTCAGGTGGAATATTGTCAAATGCATTTCGTGGTAGTTTATATACGACTATGCATTATATGGAATCTGAGGGTATACTTGTTGCTGGTATGGGAAATGGTTCAATCAG ATTTATTGACATATCTCGGGATCAGAAGCTACATTTATGGAAAAGCGATACGGCTGAAATATCTTTCTCATCACTTGTGTCAGCTATTTGCTCGTGTGGCTCAAACAAGCTTAGGAAAGGAAGCCCAATGGGTTCATCCTGGATAGCAGCAGGTTTAAGTTCTGGATATTGTCGATTGCTTGATAAGCGTAGTGGGAACATCATTGCAGTTTGGCGAGCACATGATGGACACATTACAAAG CTGGCAGCGCCAGATGATCACTTAATTGTATCAAGTTCCCTTGACAAGACTCTTCGAGTGTGGGACCTCAGAAG GAATCTGGCAACACAGTCAAACATTTTCAGAAGTCATTCAGACGGCATTTCCAACTTCTCTGTGTGGGGTCAGGACGTGGTATCAATTTCAAGGAACAAAATTGCACTAACTTCCCTATCGAGACCAGCAAGTGAA ATTGGACATCAGCAGCTTGCACTTCAGAACTTGTATTCGGCTGACAGAGGCGTGAAACACAAAAACCTATCTGTCCTTTCAACTATTGCTGTGCTTCCTTTGTCAAGGTTGTTTGTGGTTGGAACTGAAGATGGATTCCTCAAaatgtgccactag
- the LOC136451181 gene encoding uncharacterized protein, translated as MATSSSSAMATATKLRDEALSAAKCLEDKASSLRSTNTERSQQLEEEAALLKSAAAAQERVRAAAAALDKERAQADTLEQQAAALRDRLRPEHPDDDADPEDDDVHSASSEAVGIAHLHTQAAAVQNIKNLIPIVLDLQSSNYSKWRGYVLLILGRFALKDHVLSDDSRPYDPAWSCMDCVVLSWLFNTISADLLDVIHEHDGLTARTAWLGIEQQFLNNRESRAMLLDAEFRTLCQGALSIDDYCRKMKSMADALADLGEPIQDRTLVLNVLRGLNERFQFISQLVTRQRLFPPFADVRADLRLAELNMGTPSASPSALVAAPSIRPPTSSSPAPPRYHQATAGHQAAAGQQSSGNRGRRRGGGRGSGGSHSSAPGGTAPATPQWPSLLNPWTGSIHMWPGSTVGGARGPPPRAVQLAPLQQALVAGVPPAYFAPPPASGSYYPQPPQAPPAWAPWTPEGLASAFSTVSLTPPPSSSDWVINSGASSHITANPGMVTATPFSSFPSIVVGNGATLPVIGTGYSVLPRPFRLDNVLVAPTLSEISFRFENSLLTIVFLSSLTLLVFLCTLQLPSSTTGSCALVATPSPTTWHRRLGHPGKATLQSLAQSSPIVCIKPEDDSLCHTCTPASGALVLPAPSTPAPPAMSRGSPASSVQAPPIQAPAPPVVHVYSRRAPPPPVIAPQKPPIIHVYSRRAPAPAPPPERPAGAPPRRSSMVPSPPRYVKSDPPVPAGAVSIPPVANSHGMATRGKTCYRQPRLALHTEALSPLPRSCRDALADPHWRQAMEDEYAALQDNHTWDLVPHPTKANVVTGKWIFKHKFHADGSLERYKARWPTGFADPALPDHVCRLNKSLYGLKQASRAWYSRFASFLISLGFTEAKSDTSLFIFSRGTETVYLLLYVDDIVLTASSQQLLHRVIAALKKEFAMKDLGPLHHFLGVAVQRHRDSVLLSQRQYTLDILACHGMSDCKPCSTPVDTCAKVPADAGPSVADPTAYRSLVGALQYLTFTRPDIAYAVQQVCLHMHDPRETHLVAAKRILRYLQGTLSHGLVIPRTAPTQLRVYTDADWAGCPDTRRSTSGYAVFLGGSLVSWSSKRQPTVSRSSAEAEYRAVANGVAEATWLRQLLQELHHPLDSACLIYCDNVSACYLSTNPVQHQRTKHVEIDLHFVRERVAIGAVRVLHVPTTSQFADVFIKGLPSSVFMDFRSSLNVRSTDDLTAGGVRINCYLLLIT; from the exons ATGGCCACCTCCAGCTCCTCCGCCATGGCTACCGCGACCAAGCTCCGCGACGAAGCCCTCTCTGCTGCCAAGTGCCTGGAGGATAAGGCCTCCTCTTTGCGCTCCACCAACACAGAGCGTAGCCAGCAGCTCGAGGAAGAAGCTGCCCTTCTCAAGTCCGCAGCCGCCGCCCAGGAGCGTGTccgcgccgctgctgctgctcttgACAAAGAGCGCGCTCAGGCAGATACCCTGGAGCAGCAGGCCGCGGCCCTCCGGGATCGCCTCCGCCCCGAGCATCCGGACGACGACGCCGATCCTGAGGATGACGACGTCCACTCCGCCTCCTCTGAAGCAGTGGGCATCGCCCACCTCCACACTCAAGCTGCTGCCGTCCAGAACATCAAGAACCTCATCCCTATCGTTCTTGATCTTCAATCCTCCAACTACTCCAAGTGGCGTGGCtacgtcctcctcatcctcggccGTTTCGCCTTGAAGGATCACGTCCTTAGTGATGACTCCCGCCCCTACGATCCGGCGTGGTCATGCATGGACTGCGTCGTCCTCTCTTGGCTTTTCAACACCATCTCTGCCGACCTCCTGGACGTCATCCATGAGCACGATGGCCTCACCGCCCGGACAGCATGGCTCGGGATTGAACAACAGTTCCTCAACAATCGCGAGTCCCGCGCCATGCTCCTCGACGCCGAGTTTCGCACTCTCTGCCAAGGTGCCCTCTCCATCGATGACTACTGCCGCAAAATGAAGAGCATGGCGGATGCCCTCGCCGACCTCGGCGAGCCCATCCAGGACCGAACTCTGGTGCTGAACGTTCTACGGGGTCTCAATGAACGTTTTCAGTTCATCTCCCAGCTCGTCACCCGCCAGAGGCTGTTCCCGCCCTTCGCCGATGTTCGTGCTGACCTCCGTTTGGCCGAGCTCAACATGGGGACGCCCTCTGCCTCTCCTTCGGCTCTCGTCGCCGCGCCCTCCATCAGGCCGCCCACTTCGTCCTCGCCTGCGCCTCCACGCTATCATCAGGCCACTGCTGGCCATCAGGCTGCTGCTGGACAGCAATCCAGTGGCAACCGCGGCCGACGCCGCGGCGGCGGGCGTGGCTCTGGCGGCTCCCACAGCAGTGCACCGGGCGGGACTGCACCAGCCACACCACAGTGGCCCTCGCTGCTCAACCCCTGGACCGGCTCTATCCACATGTGGCCAGGGTCCACCGTCGGcggcgcccgtggccctccaccacgCGCAGTCCAGCTTGCACCTCTGCAGCAGGCTCTGGTGGCCGGCGTGCCACCGGCATACTTCGCTCCACCACCGGCTTCCGGGTCCTACTACCCGCAGCCCCCTCAGGCACCTCCTGCTTGGGCGCCCTGGACGCCCGAGGGTCTCGCTAGCGCCTTcagcaccgtctccctcaccccaCCACCGAGTTCCTCGGATTGGGTGATCAACTCGGGCGCCTCCTCCCACATCACCGCCAACCCTGGTATGGTCACTGCTACACCATTCTCTTCCTTTCCCTCCATTGTCGTAGGCAACGGGGCCACCCTCCCTGTTATTGGCACCGGCTATTCTGTCCTTCCTAGACCCTTTCGCCTCGACAATGTCCTTGTAGCTCCGACATTATCAGAAATCTCCTTTCGGTTCGAAAATTCACTACTGACAATTGTGTTTCTGTCGAGTTTGACCCTCTTGGTGTTTCTGTGCACTCTTCAGCTCCCTTCATCCACCACTGGCTCCTGCGCCCTTGTCGCCACTCCTTCACCAACTACCTGGCACAGGCGCCTCGGTCACCCCGGCAAGGCCACTCTTCAGTCCCTTGCGCAGTCCTCCCCCATTGTCTGCATCAAGCCTGAAGATGACTCCCTCTGCCACACCT GCACGCCGGCGTCCGGGGCCCTGGTGCTGCCAGCGCCCTCCACCCCGGCACCACCGGCTATGTCCCGGGGGTCCCCGGCGTCCTCTGTACAGGCGCCCCCTATACAGGCGCCGGCTCCACCCGTCGTCCACGTCTACAGCCGGCGCGCTCCCCCCCCCCCGGTTATTGCGCCTCAGAAGCCGCCTATTATTCATGTCTACAGCAGGCGTGCTCCTGCTCCTGCCCCGCCACCCGAGCGCCCGGCAGGAGCGCCTCCTCGACGTTCCAGCATGGTCCCCTCTCCACCTCGCTATGTCAAGAGCGATCCTCCGGTTCCTGCTGGTGCTGTTTCCATTCCGCCGGTCGCCAACTCCCACGGCATGGCGACCCGTGGAAAAACATGCTACCGGCAGCCTCGCCTCGCCTTGCATACCGAGGCCTTGTCTCCCCTACCGCGGTCCTGTCGAGATGCCCTTGCTGATCCTCATTGGCgccaggccatggaagatgaatatgCGGCTCTTCAGGACAACCACACCTGGGACCTCGTCCCGCACCCCACCAAGGCCAATGTTGTTACTGGAAAATGGATTTTCAAACACAAGTTCCATGCCGATGGCTcattggagagatacaaggctcgTTGG CCTACTGGGTTCGCTGATCCTGCACTTCCAGATCATGTCTGTAGACTCAACAAATCCCTCTACGGCTTGAAGCAAGCCTCGCGGGCCTGGTACAGCCGCTTTGCCTCCTTTCTGATCTCTCTAGGGTTCACTGAAGCCAAGTCAGACACATCTCTCTTCATATTCAGCCGTGGCACCGAGACAGTCTACTTGctcttatatgtggatgacattgtcCTTACGGCTTCATCTCAGCAACTCCTTCACCGTGTCATTGCTGCTCTGAAAAAGGAGTTCGCCATGAAAGATCTTGGACCCCTACATCACTTCCTTGGCGTTGCAGTTCAGCGCCACAGGGATTCTGTTCTCCTTTCACAGCGTCAGTACACTCTGGACATACTTGCTTGCCATGGCATGAGTGACTGCAAGCCTTGCTCCACTCCAGTTGACACTTGTGCAAAGGTACCAGCTGATGCCGGCCCGTCTGTTGCTGATCCCACTGCTTATCGCAGCCTTGTGGGTGCCCTCcagtacctcaccttcaccaGGCCCGACATTGCCTATGCCGTCCAACAAGTGTGCCTTCATATGCATGATCCGCGGGAAACTCACCTTGTCGCTGCCAAGCGGATCCTTCGCTATCTTCAGGGCACCCTCAGCCATGGTCTGGTCATTCCCCGAACAGCCCCAACACAGCTCCGTGTCTACACCGACGCTGATTGGGCCGGCTGCCCGGACACCcgccgctccacctccggctACGCCGTCTTCCTCGGAGGCAGCCTGgtctcctggtcctccaagcgGCAGCCCACTGTCTCCCGGTCCAGCGCCGAGGCAGAGTACCGGGCTGTTGCCAACGGCGTCGCTGAAGCCACTTGGCTGCGGCAACTGCTCCAGGAACTTCACCATCCCCTGGACTCCGCATGCCTCATCTACTGCGACAATGTCAGTGCCtgctacctctccaccaaccccgtTCAACATCAGCGCACCAAGCACGTGGAAATCGACCTTCACTTCGTCCGTGAACGTGTCGCCATAGGTGCAGTCCGGGTTCTTCATGTGCCCACCACATCGCAATTCGCCGATGTCTTCATCAAGGGGCTCCCTTCCTCTGTCTTCATGGATTTTCGCTCCAGTCTAAACGTTCGCTCCACCGACGATTTGACTGCGGGGGGTGTTAGAATTAATTGTTATTTACTTTTAATCACCTAG
- the LOC136452126 gene encoding LOW QUALITY PROTEIN: uncharacterized protein (The sequence of the model RefSeq protein was modified relative to this genomic sequence to represent the inferred CDS: deleted 1 base in 1 codon), giving the protein METDTSSCGGGGAEQRGIGLVEVQRRPGAAAAAALRRSEVFHVVKELVGFVLYMHHQIPSVLPSLENEFASLKEEMTEMTLQPAELKPSDQRRYNTRKREVRCRIKKHEKLMNGISTLLCSLQQALDEVSSIEGVILILGGSLVRPLFVYDITISHGILDSGSAKEHALTKLAQSVSRKAIRALVSCGAGSLSYTGPSKLFLLVRCPSTLNLPQDFLPRRDFRYSKKVVPLQMHIKCIKSVCSGNNQHHMPIVDAPCSTSESSLSDVIWFQCKHTIRGLPGKASLEG; this is encoded by the exons ATGGAGACCGACACCTCCTCCtgcggaggtggcggcgccgAGCAGAGGGGTATAGGACTTGTGGAGGTGCAA CGGCGGCctggggcagcggcggcggcagcgttgCGGCGGTCAGAGGTGTTTCACGTCGTGAAGGAGCTCGTAGGCTTCGTCCTCTACATGCACCACCAGATCCCCTC GGTTTTGCCGAGTCTTGAAAATGAATTTGCAAGTTTAAAGGAGGAAATG ACAGAAATGACATTACAACCGGCCGAACTCAAACCATCTGATCAGAGAAGGTACAACACGCGAAAAAGGGAGGTTAGATGTAGAATAAAGAAGCACGAGAAGTTGATGAATggcatctctaccttactctGTTCTCTTCAGCAAGCACTTGATGAAGTTTCAAGCATTGAAGGAGTCATCCTGATCCTTGGAGGAAGCCTTGTACGGCCCCTATTTGTTTATGACATTACAATTTCTCATGGTATCCTTGATTCAGGAAGTGCCAAAGAGCATGCTCTAACCAAGTTAGCTCAATCTGTTTCTCGGAAG GCTATCCGTGCTCTTGTATCATGTGGAGCAGGGAGTTTGTCCTACACAG GACCTAGCAAGTTATTTTTGTTGGTAAGATGTCCCAGTACATTGAACCTACCGCAGGATTTCCTGCCAAGGCGTGATTTTCGTTATAGCAAAAAG GTTGTACCTCTTCAAATGCATATAAAGTGCATCAAATCAGTGTGTTCAGGGAATAACCAGCACCATATGCCAATTGTTGATGCCCCATGTTCCACTTCAGAATCTTCTCTTTCAGATGTTATTTG